TGCTTTTTGAAAAATACCCTTTTATAAGATGCAAATATGTACCAAAACCGTATTTATGTGAAATCCAGTTTAATAATTGAAATGCATTATTTCTTTCAAACGAATTTTTGGAAATACAAATAGCGCTTGGACGCCATTCGTAATCGGTTTCTGTATTTCGTTTTCTTTGAAGAAAAATCTGTAAATTTCTGTTGATTTGAAAAAGTGTATTTGCAAAAATGGAAGCCAATCCTTTTCTGTTTTTATGATATCTATCCATATAGATGTAAAGTAAAATCATCAGTGAAAATGCTATAAATGAGTATAATGTACTGATTTGAAACATCACCCATACAGATGCCAAAAATCCGAGCAGCGATAAAAACCATTTCGACTTAAACGAAGGACGATATGACGGAGAAGAACCAAAATGATGCAGAAACGAAATCAAACAAAGCGTACCGTACGTAACAAGGAAAAACATTGTGATAATTTGCGCTACAATATTCACATTTCCTAAAGCGACAAAAATCAGTGCAATAACACAAGTTAAAATAGAAGCATTGATAGGTTCATTGTCTTTTTTGCGTGTTTTACTCAGCCAACCGTTGACATACGGAACTGGCACCGATTTATCAGACGCAAGCGCTTGAAGAGTGCGTGGCGCTACCATAACTGACCCTAAAGCAGAAGAAAAAGTGGACGCAGCCAACCCCAATGGAACTATGTATGCCCCGAACAGAGCGATATTTGCCATAATTAGCTGATTGTTAGATAAATCATATGTTGATGCTGAGATGGATAATTTATAAGTTATAAAAAAATAAATGATAAGCCCCGTAATTGTAGCTGCTGTGGTTCCCATAGGAATGGCTTTACCGGGATTTTTTAAGTCGCCAGATAAACCCACGCCGGCTGTCATACCTGTAAAAGCTGGGAAGATGATTGAAAAAACAATAAACAATTGACTTGTATTAGTGAAAACGGAATTGGATGCAAAATGATTGGATGCATTTTCTCCTATCGGTTTACCAAGAAAAAACATAACGATGGATATAAATAACATAGCTATCACAATGTACAATGTTTTTAAACCCAAGTTAGCTCCTTTTGTAAGTACTAATGCAGATAGTATTAACATTACCGGAATACTAATAGCCTGTCTTGGGAGTTCATATCCATAATTGGTTGCAAAGTAATTGAATACGAACTGAAATGCTTCAGTAAATGCAATTATGTAAAAAGCAACACTTATAGTTTGAGAAAGATACAATGCCATACCAAGCGTTCCTCCAATATTCAGCCCGAATGAGCGTGAAATGATGAAATATTCGCCGCCTCCTTCTACGCGTTTATTTGTAGCTAATTCCGAAATAGCAAATGCGGTAGGGATAGTTACTAAATGTCCTATGATAATAAGTAAAAATGTTCCCCACATTCCAACCGTACCTACAGCATAACCAAATCTTAAGAAAAGAATGGCTCCTAAAATAGTAGAAATCGCTGTAAAAAATACTGCTGAAGTTCCAAATTTTCTGGTTTCATTCATAATTATTCATATTTTATTACTCTCAAAGTTACTGTTTTTTTTAATAATGACAAATTTGCATAGTCTTAAAAACATTTTTCGTCCTTGAAAGTTATTTAATTAAACAAGAAATACAAAAAATGAAAACAATTAAAATAGTTGTCCTTGGTTTAGGCGGAGTTGGTGGTTATTATGGCGGAAAATTAGCGAAAAAATATGAAGACAGTAAAAATGTTCATATTTATTTTATTGCGCGAGGCGAACATTTAAAAACTATTCAACAAAAAGGTATTCACATTATTACCGATGAAGAAGATTTTTTTGCAAAACCGGAATTGGTTACCAATAATCCTCAGGAAATAGGAGAATGTGATTATGTAATTATTGCCACGAAAAGTTATGACTTGAAATCTTCAATTGAAAAGATAAACCCTTGTATTGGGAAAAATACGGTTGTTTTGCCTTTGTTAAATGGTGGGAATATCTCTGAAAAGATAAAAACACTGCTTCCTGAAAGTACTGTTTGGAGCGGGCTTTCGTACATTGTAAGCCGTAAAACAGCTCCGGGTGAAATACGTACATCAGGGAGTATTAATAAAATGATATTTGGCTGTGAATGTGCCGATGAAGAACGATTAAGAAATTTTGAAAAATTGATGCGTGATGCAGATATAGACGCTGAGTGGTCTAAGAATGTANGNGAAAGCGTNTGGAANAAATTTTATTTTATTTCGGTTACNGCATCACTAACNTCGTATTTCAACGTAAGTTTTAATGATNTGTCAAAAAAACCGGANATA
The genomic region above belongs to uncultured Paludibacter sp. and contains:
- a CDS encoding Amino acid transporter; translation: MNETRKFGTSAVFFTAISTILGAILFLRFGYAVGTVGMWGTFLLIIIGHLVTIPTAFAISELATNKRVEGGGEYFIISRSFGLNIGGTLGMALYLSQTISVAFYIIAFTEAFQFVFNYFATNYGYELPRQAISIPVMLILSALVLTKGANLGLKTLYIVIAMLFISIVMFFLGKPIGENASNHFASNSVFTNTSQLFIVFSIIFPAFTGMTAGVGLSGDLKNPGKAIPMGTTAATITGLIIYFFITYKLSISASTYDLSNNQLIMANIALFGAYIVPLGLAASTFSSALGSVMVAPRTLQALASDKSVPVPYVNGWLSKTRKKDNEPINASILTCVIALIFVALGNVNIVAQIITMFFLVTYGTLCLISFLHHFGSSPSYRPSFKSKWFLSLLGFLASVWVMFQISTLYSFIAFSLMILLYIYMDRYHKNRKGLASIFANTLFQINRNLQIFLQRKRNTETDYEWRPSAICISKNSFERNNAFQLLNWISHKYGFGTYLHLIKGYFSKSTNAQAKEELKRLLNNIENVNHVYIDTIISPSTTSAIAQSIQIPGIAGMENNMVIFEYDKKEPHELEDIVDNFRMVDAGGFDVCILASSSKPIIHKNGIHIWLNSFTNENSNLMILLSFIILGHPEWRKGNIKIFNVCREKEQDDVKARMKELMESGRMPITSNNVEIIVRPDNVTMKTLINEYSQDAGLTMIGFDNNSFKNGDTSLFTGYESVGDLLFVYSHKPKEIE
- a CDS encoding 2-dehydropantoate 2-reductase, giving the protein MKTIKIVVLGLGGVGGYYGGKLAKKYEDSKNVHIYFIARGEHLKTIQQKGIHIITDEEDFFAKPELVTNNPQEIGECDYVIIATKSYDLKSSIEKINPCIGKNTVVLPLLNGGNISEKIKTLLPESTVWSGLSYIVSRKTAPGEIRTSGSINKMIFGCECADEERLRNFEKLMRDADIDAEWSKNVXESVWXKFYFISVTASLTSYFNVSFNDXSKKPXIQNFAVXXSREFLSVAEKEGIYFGENAVDEVXKRSQILPXGSTTSMHSDFLQGGETEVETLTGEIVRLAHKHKLSVPXYEKVYEEXKKRNKSQ